The following proteins come from a genomic window of Oncorhynchus masou masou isolate Uvic2021 chromosome 25, UVic_Omas_1.1, whole genome shotgun sequence:
- the LOC135514249 gene encoding LIM/homeobox protein Lhx2-like isoform X2, which yields MLFHGLPGGDMHGVVEEMERRGKSESAAISSAIDMGESETNMQCMNSDRVALCAGCGGKIADRYYLLAVDKQWHMRCLKCCECKLNLESELTCFSKDGSIYCKEDYYRRFSVQRCARCHLGISASEMVMRARDLVYHLNCFTCTSCNKMLTTGDHFGMKDSLVYCRLHFENLIQGEYQTHFNHADVASHKGLGPANALGLSYFNGVGTVQKGRPRKRKSPGPGADLAAYNAALSCNENDGDSMDRDSYSSSQKTKRMRTSFKHHQLRTMKSYFAINHNPDAKDLKQLAQKTGLTKRVLQVWFQNARAKFRRNLMRQENTGVDKTSDGSTLQGGTPSGPASEASMSPSSTPTTLTDLTNPTMPTVTSVLTSVSVSMDVHECRSPSQTTLTSLF from the exons ATGCTTTTCCACGGACTCCCTGGAGGCGACATGCACGGTGTTGTGGAAGAAATGGAGCGGAGAGGAAAGAGCGAATCCGCAGCTATCAGTTCGGCCATAGACATGGGAGAATCTGAAACG AACATGCAGTGCATGAACAGTGACAGGGTGGCTCTGTGCGCGGGCTGCGGTGGAAAGATAGCTGACCGCTACTACCTGCTCGCGGTAGACAAACAATGGCACATGCGCTGTCTCAAGTGCTGCGAGTGTAAACTCAACCTGGAGTCCGAGCTCACCTGCTTCAGTAAAGACGGAAGCATCTACTGCAAGGAAGATTATTACAG AAGGTTTTCGGTCCAGAGATGTGCCCGGTGCCACCTCGGGATCTCGGCCTCAGAGATGGTGATGCGGGCCAGGGACTTGGTGTACCACTTGAACTGTTTCACCTGCACATCCTGCAACAAGATGCTAACGACTGGGGACCACTTTGGCATGAAAGACAGTCTGGTCTACTGTCGGCTGCACTTTGAAAATCTCATACAGGGGGAATATCAGACACATTTCAATCATGCGGATGTAGCCTCTCACAAAGGACTGGGACCTGCCAACGCTTTGGGACTATCCTACTTCAACGGCGTGGGGACTGTGCAGAAAGGGCGGCCCAGGAAAAGGAAAAGTCCCGGGCCAGGAGCAGATTTAGCAGCCTACAATGCCG CACTCAGCTGTAATGAGAACGACGGCGACTCTATGGACAGGGACTCCTACAGCTCCAGTCAGAAGACCAAGCGCATGCGGACCTCCTTCAAACACCACCAGCTGAGGACCATGAAGTCCTACTTTGCCATCAACCACAACCCAGACGCCAAGGACCTGAAGCAGCTGGCCCAGAAGACTGGCCTCACCAAGCGTGTACTACAG GTCTGGTTCCAGAATGCTCGGGCCAAGTTCCGGCGGAACCTGATGAGACAGGAGAACACGGGCGTGGACAAGACCTCAGACGGCTCCACCCTGCAGGGGGGCACACCCTCTGGCCCCGCCTCAGAGGCCTCAATGAGCCCCTCCAGCACACCCACGACCCTGACGGACCTGACCAACCCCACCATGCCCACCGTCACCTCCGTGTTAacctctgtgtctgtcagcatggaTGTTCACGAGTGCAGAAGCCCATCGCAGACCACCCTGACCAGCCTGTTCTGA
- the LOC135514249 gene encoding LIM/homeobox protein Lhx2-like isoform X1: protein MHGLGLRLMEIFGCRSEENTYNIIPSAATMLFHGLPGGDMHGVVEEMERRGKSESAAISSAIDMGESETNMQCMNSDRVALCAGCGGKIADRYYLLAVDKQWHMRCLKCCECKLNLESELTCFSKDGSIYCKEDYYRRFSVQRCARCHLGISASEMVMRARDLVYHLNCFTCTSCNKMLTTGDHFGMKDSLVYCRLHFENLIQGEYQTHFNHADVASHKGLGPANALGLSYFNGVGTVQKGRPRKRKSPGPGADLAAYNAALSCNENDGDSMDRDSYSSSQKTKRMRTSFKHHQLRTMKSYFAINHNPDAKDLKQLAQKTGLTKRVLQVWFQNARAKFRRNLMRQENTGVDKTSDGSTLQGGTPSGPASEASMSPSSTPTTLTDLTNPTMPTVTSVLTSVSVSMDVHECRSPSQTTLTSLF, encoded by the exons ATGCACGGGCTAGGTTTGCGTCTTATGGAAATCTTTGGTTGCAGATCTGAGGAAAACACGTATAATATCATCCCCTCTGCGGCAACGATGCTTTTCCACGGACTCCCTGGAGGCGACATGCACGGTGTTGTGGAAGAAATGGAGCGGAGAGGAAAGAGCGAATCCGCAGCTATCAGTTCGGCCATAGACATGGGAGAATCTGAAACG AACATGCAGTGCATGAACAGTGACAGGGTGGCTCTGTGCGCGGGCTGCGGTGGAAAGATAGCTGACCGCTACTACCTGCTCGCGGTAGACAAACAATGGCACATGCGCTGTCTCAAGTGCTGCGAGTGTAAACTCAACCTGGAGTCCGAGCTCACCTGCTTCAGTAAAGACGGAAGCATCTACTGCAAGGAAGATTATTACAG AAGGTTTTCGGTCCAGAGATGTGCCCGGTGCCACCTCGGGATCTCGGCCTCAGAGATGGTGATGCGGGCCAGGGACTTGGTGTACCACTTGAACTGTTTCACCTGCACATCCTGCAACAAGATGCTAACGACTGGGGACCACTTTGGCATGAAAGACAGTCTGGTCTACTGTCGGCTGCACTTTGAAAATCTCATACAGGGGGAATATCAGACACATTTCAATCATGCGGATGTAGCCTCTCACAAAGGACTGGGACCTGCCAACGCTTTGGGACTATCCTACTTCAACGGCGTGGGGACTGTGCAGAAAGGGCGGCCCAGGAAAAGGAAAAGTCCCGGGCCAGGAGCAGATTTAGCAGCCTACAATGCCG CACTCAGCTGTAATGAGAACGACGGCGACTCTATGGACAGGGACTCCTACAGCTCCAGTCAGAAGACCAAGCGCATGCGGACCTCCTTCAAACACCACCAGCTGAGGACCATGAAGTCCTACTTTGCCATCAACCACAACCCAGACGCCAAGGACCTGAAGCAGCTGGCCCAGAAGACTGGCCTCACCAAGCGTGTACTACAG GTCTGGTTCCAGAATGCTCGGGCCAAGTTCCGGCGGAACCTGATGAGACAGGAGAACACGGGCGTGGACAAGACCTCAGACGGCTCCACCCTGCAGGGGGGCACACCCTCTGGCCCCGCCTCAGAGGCCTCAATGAGCCCCTCCAGCACACCCACGACCCTGACGGACCTGACCAACCCCACCATGCCCACCGTCACCTCCGTGTTAacctctgtgtctgtcagcatggaTGTTCACGAGTGCAGAAGCCCATCGCAGACCACCCTGACCAGCCTGTTCTGA
- the LOC135514249 gene encoding LIM/homeobox protein Lhx2-like isoform X3, translating into MHGLGLRLMEIFGCRSEENTYNIIPSAATMLFHGLPGGDMHGVVEEMERRGKSESAAISSAIDMGESETNMQCMNSDRVALCAGCGGKIADRYYLLAVDKQWHMRCLKCCECKLNLESELTCFSKDGSIYCKEDYYRRFSVQRCARCHLGISASEMVMRARDLVYHLNCFTCTSCNKMLTTGDHFGMKDSLVYCRLHFENLIQGEYQTHFNHADVASHKGLGPANALGLSYFNGVGTVQKGRPRKRKSPGPGADLAAYNAALSCNENDGDSMDRDSYSSSQKTKRMRTSFKHHQLRTMKSYFAINHNPDAKDLKQLAQKTGLTKRVLQSQRCCLAVVHRSGSRMLGPSSGGT; encoded by the exons ATGCACGGGCTAGGTTTGCGTCTTATGGAAATCTTTGGTTGCAGATCTGAGGAAAACACGTATAATATCATCCCCTCTGCGGCAACGATGCTTTTCCACGGACTCCCTGGAGGCGACATGCACGGTGTTGTGGAAGAAATGGAGCGGAGAGGAAAGAGCGAATCCGCAGCTATCAGTTCGGCCATAGACATGGGAGAATCTGAAACG AACATGCAGTGCATGAACAGTGACAGGGTGGCTCTGTGCGCGGGCTGCGGTGGAAAGATAGCTGACCGCTACTACCTGCTCGCGGTAGACAAACAATGGCACATGCGCTGTCTCAAGTGCTGCGAGTGTAAACTCAACCTGGAGTCCGAGCTCACCTGCTTCAGTAAAGACGGAAGCATCTACTGCAAGGAAGATTATTACAG AAGGTTTTCGGTCCAGAGATGTGCCCGGTGCCACCTCGGGATCTCGGCCTCAGAGATGGTGATGCGGGCCAGGGACTTGGTGTACCACTTGAACTGTTTCACCTGCACATCCTGCAACAAGATGCTAACGACTGGGGACCACTTTGGCATGAAAGACAGTCTGGTCTACTGTCGGCTGCACTTTGAAAATCTCATACAGGGGGAATATCAGACACATTTCAATCATGCGGATGTAGCCTCTCACAAAGGACTGGGACCTGCCAACGCTTTGGGACTATCCTACTTCAACGGCGTGGGGACTGTGCAGAAAGGGCGGCCCAGGAAAAGGAAAAGTCCCGGGCCAGGAGCAGATTTAGCAGCCTACAATGCCG CACTCAGCTGTAATGAGAACGACGGCGACTCTATGGACAGGGACTCCTACAGCTCCAGTCAGAAGACCAAGCGCATGCGGACCTCCTTCAAACACCACCAGCTGAGGACCATGAAGTCCTACTTTGCCATCAACCACAACCCAGACGCCAAGGACCTGAAGCAGCTGGCCCAGAAGACTGGCCTCACCAAGCGTGTACTACAG TCGCAACGATGTTGCCTTGCTGTGGTACACAGGTCTGGTTCCAGAATGCTCGGGCCAAGTTCCGGCGGAACCTGA